The proteins below are encoded in one region of Scylla paramamosain isolate STU-SP2022 chromosome 8, ASM3559412v1, whole genome shotgun sequence:
- the LOC135102666 gene encoding serine/threonine-protein kinase SBK1-like, producing the protein MLTSTDSGTGGSCDLPEESLSDHYDILNILSYGRMGKIYLAAERVMGVEVALKAVCRDMCRRRDIQREFHYASHLDHPNLEAATGRLFQTDLYFVYPMEYAHYGDLASYLSSRTIEEVPIRWVAEQVASALTYLHSFQLVHGNVTPANILIFRPNLSLVKLTDFGSTCRSGTFVRRHHFTGPYTPPELSRSEGVEGYYTGTSLDSWALGILIIHCLTGNKPWTTSDVSDPEYAAFRSWQRAKSIRVPRPFKRFTVRLLRLVRRLLEPRGWSRYPAKEVFKYLEDDWLIKSRDRSDSHDFDPSLVPLQNSLFQSLNKDMVKNSCEQKQEPEDQEKQPQERVSSPRRFFAELLRFSSPNTSMRHHRKNHAWHHSSSSSSSSSSFTWLNSSSSTSSFSISTNYSSV; encoded by the exons aTGCTGACAAGCACAGActcaggaacaggaggaagctGCGACCTGCCAGAAGAATCCCTCAGTGACCATTATGACATCCTCAACATCCTCAGCTATGGCAGGATGGGCAAG ATCTATTTGGCAGCTGAGAGAGTGATGGGGGTGGAGGTGGCACTGAAGGCAGTGTGCCGAGACATGTGTCGCCGGAGGGACATTCAGAGAGAATTCCACTACGCCTCACACCTCGACCACCCAAACCTTGAGGCTGCCACAGGGAGACTCTTCCAGACTGACCTCTACTTTGTGTACCCAATGGAATATGCCCACTATGGGGACCTAGCATCATATCTCAGCTCTCGCACTATTGAGGAG GTGCCAATAAGATGGGTGGCAGAGCAAGTGGCAAGTGCACTGACTTACCTACACAGCTTCCAGTTAGTTCATGGCAATGTCACCCCAGCCAACATCCTCATCTTCAGACCCAACCTCTCCCTCGTCAAACTCACTGATTTCGGCTCAACCTGCCGCAGTGGAACCTTTGTGCGTCGCCACCACTTCACTGGACCCTACACTCCCCCTGAGCTGAGTCGCAGTGAGGGTGTTGAGGGTTACTACACAGGCACCTCACTTGACTCCTGGGCCCTTGGAATCCTCATCATTCACTGTCTCACCGGCAACAAACCCTGGACCACCAGTGACGTCTCTGACCCTGAGTACGCTGCCTTCAGGAGCTGGCAGAGAGCCAAGTCTATCCGAGTGCCCAGGCCATTCAAAAGGTTCACTGTTCGTCTGCTGCGTCTAGTCCGTCGGCTGCTAGAGCCCCGGGGTTGGTCTCGCTACCCAGCCAAGGAGGTCTTCAAATATCTCGAAGATGACTGGTTGATTAAGTCAAGGGATCGGAGTGACAGTCACGACTTTGATCCGTCACTTGTTCCTCTCCAAAACTCTCTCTTCCAAAGCTTGAATAAGGACATGGTTAAGAATTCCTGTGAACAGAAGCAGGAGCCAGAGGACCAGGAGAAGCAGCCCCAGGAGAGAGTTTCAAGTCCACGCCGCTTCTTTGCTGAGCTGTTGAGGTTCAGCTCTCCCAACACGTCCATGAGGCACCATCGTAAAAATCATGCATGGcaccattcctcttcctcctcctcctcatcctcatccttcactTGGCTTAATTCCTCATCATCCACTTCCTCATTCAGTATATCAACCAACTACTCCTCTGTGTGA
- the LOC135102671 gene encoding protein lin-37 homolog translates to MSSSGVRVKLEREESGGDVDAARGRFDAALQGLMQKDEESDSENESDTDSKVKVFTKVGLTNPRGTRPPRKRRRKEIDLRDSGFHHTFVMRMFDRSVDLAQFDETSPLYPICRAWMINQPHNSSLNVKQEPVSPTAENFNSTEGSQDGDFIGEILSDGPSATAGNGNVVSKLPVPDPWPEDPTSRDLRIPEPLPHPPNRLNEINDCENTLPGLLMTEHLKRWRQIRNLWRNASKINDQRYSSSYSILKAMFDRAHEG, encoded by the exons ATGTCCTCATCGGGCGTGAGAGTcaaactggagagagaggaatcag gtggtgatgttgatgcAGCGCGTGGGAGGTTTGATGCGGCTCTCCAGGGTCTGATGCAGAAGGATGAGGAGTCTGATTCTGAAAATGAATCGGATACAGACAGCAAAGTGAAAGTATT CACTAAGGTTGGGCTAACAAACCCACGTGGCACCCGGCCCCCACGCAAACGtcggaggaaagaaatagactTGCGGGACTCTGGCTTCCACCACACGTTTGTGATGCGCATGTTTGACCGCAGCGTTGACTTGGCACAGTTCGATGAGACGTCACCACTGTACCCAATATGCCGGGCATGGATGATAAACCAGCCCCACAACTCCAGCCTCAATGTTAA ACAAGAGCCAGTGAGTCCCACAGCAGAGAATTTTAACAGCACGGAAGGCAGCCAAGACGGCGACTTCATTGGTGAGATCCTGTCAGACGGTCCTTCTGCCACTGCTGGAAATGGAAATGTGGTCTCCAAGCTGCCGGTGCCTGACCCATGGCCGGAGGATCCCACAAGCAGAGACCTAAGGATCCCAGAGCCGCTGCCACATCCTCCCAACAGACTCAATgaaataaat GATTGTGAAAATACACTGCCAGGATTGCTGATGACAGAACATCTCAAACGTTGGCGACAGATCCGAAACCTTTGGAGAAATGCTTCCAAAATTAATGACCAGCGATACAGCAGCTCCTACTCCATTCTGAAGGCAATGTTTGACAG GGCACATGAAGGGTGA